The following nucleotide sequence is from Caldicellulosiruptor saccharolyticus DSM 8903.
ATTGAAGAGATCAGGTGGTCAAAACCAATATTTGTACTTGATTTCTGGAACGATGGAGAACCTGCTGGTGGGTGCATTGCAGGTGGAAGAAGATATCTTCATATAAATGCAAACGGTGATGTTGAGCCTTGTGCATTCATCCACTTTTCAAATGTCAACATAAAAGAGTGTTCATTGCTTGATGCGCTAAAATCACCGCTGTTTATGGCATACAGAAAGAATATGCCATTCAATGATAACCATTTAAGACCTTGCCCGATGATTGACAACCCGCTCAAACTCAAAAAGATTGTTGAAGAATCAGGTGCACATCCAACCCAAATTGGTGGTGAGACAGAGACAGTTGAAGAACTTGCAAACAAACTTATTGAATATTCAGAAGCTTGGGGCAAGGTTGCGGATAAACTGTGGGAGCAGAGAAAACAAGGTATTCCTCAGAACAAGGTTGACTTGTCTGTGATAGAAGAGGTAAAGAGCTAAAAAGTAATTCTATGTTTTAATGAAGATAATAACAAGAAAGGGCAAGCTGTGGAATAAAGTTAGCTTGCCCTTTTTGAATTATATTTTAAGCATAGCTTTTGCTACTTTAAGTAAGTCCATTTCAATAGGTATTGTTCTCAACTGTCTGTATGTCAAGAATGTACATAGCAATACCAAAAACACCAAGTCTTCAACTGGCAAGTAAATGCATTTTGCCCAAATCAGCAATGACCATATTCCAAGGACAGTTCCGAGATTGTCCTTTTTATACATCAAAAGTCCTAAAAACGATCCGAGAGCAAAAAATATTATTGGAGCTATGCCATAAAGTAGAAATAACGCTCCTAAACTTGCAGCGATGGACTTTCCACCCTTGAAATGAAGAAAAACAGAATATGCATGACCTAATATGACCATAAAGACAACAAGATAAAGATTCGGTC
It contains:
- a CDS encoding glycerol-3-phosphate acyltransferase gives rise to the protein MIIVFAFISFLIGSIPFSYIITKKFFNKDITNAPDKNPGATNAFRMAGVKAGVPSLILDISKGYFVAYIAKYVLFLKGPNLYLVVFMVILGHAYSVFLHFKGGKSIAASLGALFLLYGIAPIIFFALGSFLGLLMYKKDNLGTVLGIWSLLIWAKCIYLPVEDLVFLVLLCTFLTYRQLRTIPIEMDLLKVAKAMLKI